A stretch of DNA from Aspergillus flavus chromosome 3, complete sequence:
CTACGGTATGGCCTTGAAGATTGCAGATGCAATCCTGGCTGACTACAACAAGTCCTAAGATGTGTCTTTAACATTGGTGCTATACCAGCCTGGACTTCAACAGTCTATACTGAATATGTATGTAGTTCTTGTGTTACTGGTGTATACCAGCCCGGCTTTTGATAATCGCCTCAACTAGATGCGGCATATTCTCCGATAAATAAACTAGATGCCTTAATTCTAATTGAGATCATGGTTCCTATGCTATCTCCGCTAAGACAATCTTGGATCTCTCGTTATTCCGCGTAGCAAGCAAATCAGTCCGAAGCTCGCATGTATTCCCTTTTGAGTAGCGATCAGAGATTCTCAATTGGTTTGAAATCAGGCGAACGTGGTGTCCATACTCGAAACGCTTGGAAGCCAAGGGTGGCACATAGAATTCCGATGGATTCCGGCACATGTCGGAATGCCAGGTAACGAGGCAGCCGACTAAACAGCGAAAGAGGAGAGCCGTACCATAGTATCTGATCCTATGATGGACCTGGTTAGATTTGAAGGCTAAACTCGGGCCCCACTCCTTCAAAAGAGGAGATCGTTCCAAACGCATTTTTAGACTCTCCATAATAATGCAGACGATAAATCCCACGCTGTAGAGCGTTGCCCCAGCCTGACAGGTAATATGAGTCCTCGATATGCCAGGTCAAGGTCACTTGACTCGTACCCAGCAGTACGTTTGTTTGCTTCCATTCAAAGACCAGGTTCCAGTCCGCGTCAGTACGCACTACTTCCCAAATACCGTCAATATTCATCTCCACTGCTGCATAGGTTTTTTCTAAGCGCAGGTCATTACGTGGATTAGCCCCAACAAAGGTGGCTGAAACGTAATCTCCCACCATGTAGAAGTATGGTGTCGAAGAAGATAAGACATCCCCAAACGAATGGCCAAAAGGGGGGCTGTCGAAGGCGACACCAGGGACGAATGCAAGAGAGTAATTCGTAGTAACTGGAGGCCTGGGGCCTTCAGGAAGTTTGGGCAATTGTGCCACTGCATTTGGGACTCCCAGATACGGCAGGTATGCCAGACTAAGGTTTACATATGCCGCTAGCTGGTTGGGTCCGTAAAGAGTTGATGCGCCTTCATAACGCTGCACGGTATATTCCTCCTCTGTGGTGACATAGTGTGCGTATGAGTCTGCTGGAGATGCCAGAACAACGATAGGATCGGAGATGGATAGAACACTTTGGGCCGCGCCCGCAATAGTGGCTTTCCATCGACGTCCAGACATAGTAGTGAGCTCGCTTGGAGAAACTATGACAAGAAGCTGGCCCAGGCGAAGGGCTTGAACATCGACGATATCAGGAGCCCATGCATATGGATTGTTCATTGCTCCAAGATCAAACAAGATCTGCTTTGGAGATTGACACTTGATTTGTTCAGGCCCAGGTTGGTGAAGACCACCCCGCACTAGCCGCCAGAAGGGATTGGGGGATGTATTATTCTGGGTAAAATCAAAGGCCCCCGGTCCATCACTGGTTCCTCCTCCAAATGAACTGCCCAGGGCCGCGTAGCAAGTCGATAGAAGACGACCATTGAACGGAGAAATGAATTCGTAGCCCGACATGTTCTGGTATGTATGGTAAGACGCCACGGCTGATTCTCCGGCGAGTAGTACTCCTGAGCCGGAGGATATTTGCCCATATAGCTGAAAGGCAGCGTTGTATTGGCGACGGCCTATCTCAAATGCACTTTTGGCCCCGTTATCACCTTCGTTGAAGTAAGGGCCACGCGCTTGACAAAACTCGGCCCGGCCATTGCACGTGCTGGTTTTGAAGTCACACGGCAATCCCGTATCTTCACAAAACGGACCCAGCACATTGGGACTCATGTCTCCAACGCTTGATTGTGAAAACCCAGCGACAAAATTATCAGCGAATCGAGCATCGTTGGTAGCACCTCTCTCAAAGAGATAGGCTGCAACGCCTTTGTTGTCTCCTGTAACAAGTGTATTGTTGTTGTAGAGAGAGGTGCCATGCACAGAGAAAAAGGACAATACACCAGTGGTTTTACCATCCGAGAGGCGATCAAACGTTAGGAGTGTCATTGTTGTATCCGTATCGGAACTGTACTGAGCACGTTCAGCCGCCGGGTTCGCCAGGTAAGAATATGGGCTGCGGTTGATGTTTGCATCCTCAATATTGATCGTACCGACGCTGATCGTGCTGGGGGCTAGACTGTCATATGCTCTTTGAACTGAAAGAAGAGCCCCATCAACAATTGCGGTGTAAGTCTGCTTATCAAAACCAAGTGTCGCTATCTGAGGAAGCAAATAGTTCATCCATCCCCCGGGCCCTGAGTGTTGGTGTGTCCCACCCACTGCTACATTGTGTTCTCTAAAATTCCCATATTTGCCTCCAAGGGTTTGAAGGCCTTGAAGAATGCCATATCGGACTGCAGTATCACCCGATTGTGTATCGAGTACAACGTAAATGAAAGAGTTGGTGATATTGGCAGGATCAGCAAAGACAAATGACCGAGCGTAAGTTCTCTGGCGGAGACCAGTTCCTGTCTGGTTCATCTTCCCGTAACCTGCAAAAGGGATCTGAACCACAGCACTGATCGTCGCAGCTCATTAGTTATGACCGAGGGTAAGGTAGCGTAAATTCCTCACCCAGTGATATCGGCCTTTCCTACACCGACAAGGAACGTGCTTCCATGCTTGGTGTCTCGCGTCTCATCACTCCCCGTTCCATCGGTCGGATGACTCAAGGACCCAACGCTCCACCAAAAAAATATCATTATCAAAACTGGTAGAAAACCCACCGGTTTCATGCTTCGAAGTAATAGGCATGTCATCACTCACAGTGGATGGGGGAATAAGCTTGAAACGGGTCAATAACACCGTCGATGTGGCACTATTTATACTTCAGTTGCTGGATCTCACTCCTGAAAGTTGAACCCGCTAATCTCATTGAAAATTAGCTTTATGAATCTTAGTACCGTTGGTAGAATCGTCTTGTGATGTCAACACAGACCTTATCATCTGCCAGATATCAATGGTGAAGCTTTGACGATGAAAGTGGAGCAACACTTGCAGGATCGCCTTTTTCGTTATCATAATTGTCTCTGAGTCTTGGAATTCAGTGGGACGTGACTAGCTCTATGTATTGCAGCATTACCTCTCCCCAGACTTGCGGTAATCAAAAGGTACAGATAGCTACGCCACATTCTGTCGTATGGTTTCCCTTGGTAAATCGTTCCAGACGAATCCATCTCATTCAATTGGTTTCCCTTACTAGAGCTGACCCCCTTGGTTCCTACCATGCAATTTCATTTCAGGTGAAGCTGACAAGATTACTTATTGTTCTCGATAACTAGAGAGTTGGATTGGCCAGCCTGCTGTCCCACGCTTACTCTGCCTGGGCTGCTGTGTGACGTGTCAAGACTAAGATGTACTGAATATAGAGCTTAGTATTATCGTACTCAATTCTGATACCCATTTTTATGTTTTGGGTAAATCATGTCATTGCCGAAGTGCTGAATTTAGTTGGCGCGGGGCTGTCGGCGCTTCAAGGGTAATCGGCCAGATGGTTGTTCCGAGTACGATAAGCTGgcacttttcctctttcccccctttctcTCCGACAACCGAGAATGGAAGATCGTGAGAACCGAGGCCCGAATATGGAGCAAGAGCATATCCACAGACTGGATAAGTGTATGAAGCGGCCAGTCACCGACGAGAGCATATTTTAGTTACTAGAAGTCCCTAATCTGTGTAGTGTGTCATCACGCTCCTCTGACGTACCCACCACAGAATCAATGCAAATGTCCTTGGCCAGGGACACATCTAATTGCAGACAATTGACCAAATCGTTGAAGATTCGTTCTACTGTGGATAGTTTATATGGACACAAATACGGTACTGAGGGTTTCAGATGCTGCACAGGTTCCGAAAAGTGCGAAGAGCAAGTTTCATGCCATGTAGTGCATTCATGCAGAAAATGTCAAGTAGTATAATTGTCGAAAGGGTTTTGTGCATAGCCAACGGGGAAAATTCTATCCGCGCAAGTTCCCTGTGACTGTCTCAAGGAATCGAAAGCGAAGATGGCTCTCGCCCTCGCTCTTACCAGCTTCCTTTCGTATGTCACGAATCGTAAATTAGATATGCTATCCTAGTCAACTAATATCAAAGCGAAGATAGATTTTCAATTTCGGATTGAACCGGCATTCTGAACTCAATGTGACGCCTCACTATGGGGACGACACAGGAAGCATTAATGACAGACAATGAGCCGTCATTGCTGAACTAAATCCGAGTCCCGAAGTCCGAAGCCCCGTAAAGCGGAATGATAATGAAGTTGGAACACTTGAGAGCTCAATCTGCTTTATACGTTTGCTTTTTTTAGTTCGTTCCTGCTGGGGTTTGACAAAATCAGCgatgttatttttttactttcatCCCTGTCAGACTCTATCTTCCCTGTCAAAGGAAGCGCGGGTTTCgtcttgccttcttctcagcccAATAGATAAGAGGAATCTGCTAGATTCGGACATGGTCTCTCAAATCAACGCCCAATGCGTTTCATTGGCCTTCATTTTAATGTGGCCTGAATAGTCGATCAAAAGTTAGTACTGAAATGGCTTGCTGACCTACGGCCACTTTGCTCGGCCGCATTCCGCATAATTTGTGTTCATGCAATCCTATCTTCTCGAGAGATTTCCCGTAGCCCTGATGATGattggagaagcttctgTAATTGATTCGTTGGTCGAGAGCTGATAACAAGAATGGACCgaggttgaagttgaagttgaacTTTCTGCCTGTGCTTCATTGCTTCTCGCGAACCTCAAGAACTATAAAAGTCATCCTTAAGATCAAGTTTTAGCCAATGCCAAACGTACGCCGATATAAAATTACCACCACGCGCCATTGCCACTCCACGAAAGTTGCAGTATCTACCGATACAGAAACGTTCTGAAGTCCGCACAGGGAATACCTATTCAGCCTCGCAACCAAAAATGAGCCACTCTCCTCCTAGCCAGGTGAAGAAACATTTGAACGGCATCACTTTGCTTTGCCTGACTTTTGTTATATGTAATAGCTGGGCTGGTATTTCCGGAAGCCTTCAGCTAGCAATCCTGGCTGGAGGACCAGCCACCCTGGTCTACTCAATCATCGTCGCCGCTACAGCCTACTTGGCAATAGCAGCATCAATGGCAGAGTTGGCAGTCGTTTACCCAAGCGCAGGTGGGCAATATCACATCGCCTCTATCCTCGCCCCAGAGCGATGGAGACAAGGAGTATCATATACGTGTGGGCTATTGGCGCTTTTCTCTTGGCTTGTTATTGGAGTTTCTGTCACCAGCATTGCAGCCCAGCAACTTATGGCTTTGGTAGCTACGAGCCTCTCGGATTTTGTGCCTCAGCCCTGGcacattttctttgtctacCAAGGACTTGCGCTCCTCGCAATAATATACAACACCTTTTttctgaagaagaaccctTGGACACACAATGTTGCCTGTCTGTATTGGTAAAATCTCCTTCAACAGAGTTTATTGACCTGACTATCCATAAAGTTATCCTTACAATTTCCCTATTTTCTGTGTGTTTCATTCTCTTACTTGTAAGAGGGAACCCGAAACAATCGCACGACTTCGTCTGGAACACGTTCTTGAATTATACTGGGTGGCCAGACGGTGTGTGCTTCCTCATCGGTCTCACGACATCTTGCTACATGTTCAATGGCCTCGATGGTGCCATGCACATGGCCGAGGAGTCCAGCAATCCAGAAAGAGTCGTACCTCGCACTATGCTGGGTGCAGTTGGAATCGGCTTTACCACTGGGTTTGCCTATGCAGTGGCCCAAGTTTATGCTATATCTGATATCGAAGAAGTCATGACCACTATGCAGTAAGCTCCATTAGCCAATGTCCATTCCGTTTAACTGCTACACTAACGCCTCTTAGGTGGGTTCCGTTTGTTGTTATGGAGCAAGGATTCCGATCTCGCACAATCGCTATAGTTATAGTTTCCATCAGCATTGTCATGGCGATGACTATCATAATTGCTACTCAGGAGGCTTCCTCCCGCCTGGCCTGGGTTCTGGCACGTGATAAGGGGCTATTATTCTCACAGTACATTGAGCATGTTCATCCTCACTTGGAAGTTCCCATTCGGAGCTTACTCCTAATCTGGGTGCTAACATTTATATGCGGCTTCTTATATCTCGCTTCTCAAACGGGTAAGGAACCACTGAAATCAAATGCCATAGTGAAGGCTGTACTAACTACTCTTTGTCCATAAGCCTTCAATGCAATTATAGGCTCGTCCGTTATTCTTCAGCAGCTATCGTTCGGCATACCTATTCTCCTAATAATTGCTCGAAAGCGATCAACAGCCTACTTGTCCCCTGCTCGCAGCTTCCGTATGCCCAATATCTTGGGTTGGGTTGTTAATATATATGCGGTTGCATTCATCACCCTCATGGCTGCTATACTGTGCCTGCCAGTCATTAACCCAACCTCTGCACTTACGATGAGTAAGTGTCATAAATTCCCCGTTGTAAATGCTCGGTAATGCCGTGCAGGCCAGACTAATTATACCTCTCCAATCTAGATTACACATGCGTGATTCTAGGATTTTGTCTTTTACTTGCTCTGGCAAATTGGTGGCTGTATGCCAAGGACCATTACAATGGGCCTGTCATAGAAACGTGGGATAGCTATGAAGCTGAGCCAGCTAGTGTCTCCACCAGCCTTTCTCAGACCAAAAAAGGGAACGAAGGTACTGCATAGATTGTATAAATGATGTTAGTGGTAGCTATACGCGTGGCTGGTGGTTCTTGTTGGGTTTGCTACTCGTGTCTACCAGCTATTAATGCATATCATTTGTATTGAATGCACCTCTATGTATATCAGTCTCTTTCTTACTGAATATCACGCTATTTATTTAGGGTTGTGCCTTCCATACCCTAGTATGTTTGTTACGCCCGGGGCTTTGTTATTAAGTCTGAGACCAATTAGCGAACCATATTTTAAGGGttactaatctaaaattGCTCTTTAACTTCTATTGCTATTAGGCCACtgttaatactagactactattattatagagatatagttgttactagactactattattataaaaatttagttattactagattattattaatactagatttaagtTTAAAgaactagatctattaaatatatatatctgatagttaaaaaagtataaataaattaagactagtcttactattaaaaataactctatagtaataatatatattaattataaaaaactaaatttaatatataaaataaatatttttatatatctttacttattatattattgctataattatttatattaataatatactatattttattagtactataagctctttatattattaatatattta
This window harbors:
- a CDS encoding amino acid permease family protein; the protein is MSHSPPSQVKKHLNGITLLCLTFVICNSWAGISGSLQLAILAGGPATLVYSIIVAATAYLAIAASMAELAVVYPSAGGQYHIASILAPERWRQGVSYTCGLLALFSWLVIGVSVTSIAAQQLMALVATSLSDFVPQPWHIFFVYQGLALLAIIYNTFFLKKNPWTHNVAFILTISLFSVCFILLLVRGNPKQSHDFVWNTFLNYTGWPDGVCFLIGLTTSCYMFNGLDGAMHMAEESSNPERVVPRTMLGAVGIGFTTGFAYAVAQVYAISDIEEVMTTMQWVPFVVMEQGFRSRTIAIVIVSISIVMAMTIIIATQEASSRLAWVLARDKGLLFSQYIEHVHPHLEVPIRSLLLIWVLTFICGFLYLASQTAFNAIIGSSVILQQLSFGIPILLIIARKRSTAYLSPARSFRMPNILGWVVNIYAVAFITLMAAILCLPVINPTSALTMNYTCVILGFCLLLALANWWLYAKDHYNGPVIETWDSYEAEPASVSTSLSQTKKGNEGTA
- a CDS encoding putative neutral/alkaline nonlysosomal ceramidase, with translation MTCLLLRSMKPVGFLPVLIMIFFWWSVGSLSHPTDGTGSDETRDTKHGSTFLVGVGKADITGAVVQIPFAGYGKMNQTGTGLRQRTYARSFVFADPANITNSFIYVVLDTQSGDTAVRYGILQGLQTLGGKYGNFREHNVAVGGTHQHSGPGGWMNYLLPQIATLGFDKQTYTAIVDGALLSVQRAYDSLAPSTISVGTINIEDANINRSPYSYLANPAAERAQYSSDTDTTMTLLTFDRLSDGKTTGVLSFFSVHGTSLYNNNTLVTGDNKGVAAYLFERGATNDARFADNFVAGFSQSSVGDMSPNVLGPFCEDTGLPCDFKTSTCNGRAEFCQARGPYFNEGDNGAKSAFEIGRRQYNAAFQLYGQISSGSGVLLAGESAVASYHTYQNMSGYEFISPFNGRLLSTCYAALGSSFGGGTSDGPGAFDFTQNNTSPNPFWRLVRGGLHQPGPEQIKCQSPKQILFDLGAMNNPYAWAPDIVDVQALRLGQLLVIVSPSELTTMSGRRWKATIAGAAQSVLSISDPIVVLASPADSYAHYVTTEEEYTVQRYEGASTLYGPNQLAAYVNLSLAYLPYLGVPNAVAQLPKLPEGPRPPVTTNYSLAFVPGVAFDSPPFGHSFGDVLSSSTPYFYMVGDYVSATFVGANPRNDLRLEKTYAAVEMNIDGIWEVVRTDADWNLVFEWKQTNVLLGTSQVTLTWHIEDSYYLSGWGNALQRGIYRLHYYGESKNAFGTISSFEGVGPEFSLQI